From Kitasatospora sp. MAP12-44:
ACTGAGCGAGATCAAGGACTGATCTCACAGCAGTTCACCTGGTGGCCCGGTGGTTCTCACGAACCGGCGGGCCACCGGCATGTCAGGCCGAGGTTCAGGAGCGAGGTTCAGGGGCGGGCTCCGGCATAGCGGGTCGGCAGGTGACCCGGCGGGCCGCCGTGGGTGCCCGGGCGGCGCTGACCGGGCAGCGGGGCGGCGGGCGGCAGCGCGGCGGCCGTACGGCGCGGCACGCCGGGGGCCGGCGGGTGCTGGGGCAGGCCGGCGAGGCCGGGCGGCTCGGACGTCAGCCCGAGCGGGGCCACCGAGACCTGCACCCCGCAGTCGGCCAGCGCGTCCAGCTCGCGGGCGGTCGGGTCGTGGCCGGCCGTGTGCTCGTCGGTCACCAACCGGGTGATGGCGTCGGTGGGCACGGTCTGGAACATGGTGTCCGCGCCGAGCTTGGTGTGGTCGGCGAGGACGATGACCTCGGCGGCCGACTGCACCAGAGCCCGGTCCACGCTCGCGGAGAGCATGTTGGTGGTGGAGAGCCCGCGCTCGGCGGTCAGCCCGCTGCCGGAGACGAAGGCCTTGGTGACCCGCAGCCCGTGCAGCGACTGCTCGGCGCCGCTGCCGACCAGGGCGTAGTTGGAGCCCCGCAGCGTCCCGCCGGTCATCACCACCTCCACCCGGTTGGCGTGCGCGAGCGCCTGGGCGACCAGGAGGGAGTTGGTGACCACCGTCAGGCCCGGGACCCGGGCGAGTCGGCGGGCCAGCTCCTGGGTGGTGGTGCCGGCGCCGATGACCACCGCGTCGCCCTCCTCGACGAGCGTCGCCGCCAGATCGGCGATGGCGCTCTTCTCGGCGGCGGCCAGGTGGGTCTTCTGCGGATAGCCGGGCTCCCGGCTGAAGCCTCCGGGGAGCACGGCGCCGCCGTGACGGCGGTCGAGCAGCCCTTCGGCCTCCAGGGCCCGGACGTCTCGACGTACGGTCACTTCGGAGGTCTGGACGACGCGGGCCAGTTCACGGAGCGACACGGCTCCGTTGGCGCGCACCATTTCTAGGATCAACTGGCGACGTTCTGCTGCAAACACAGAACCGACGGTAACGCCCCTGACCGTCTGCTTTCAGGCGTTTGCCGCTAGTAGCCGGAAGTGCTCACCTCGGAGCGGCGTGTGACCTTACAATGCGCGCCGCAATGCGCCCTCGCGCCCCTGCCATCCGGGCGAAACGCGGGCGCGCGCGGGTGAAACGGTCAGGAACCGTTCTCGGCACGCTTGCGAATGTGCAGCTGGCGGGCGGCCTCGGCGGTGGAACCGGACAGCGAGGGGTACACGGTGAACGCGCTCGCCACCTGCTCGACCGTCAAGTTGTTGTCCACGGCGAGCGAGATCGAGTGAATCAACTCGCTCGCGCGCGGCGCGACCACCACACCGCCGACCACGATGCCGGTGCCCGGGCGGCAGAACAGCTTGACGAAGCCGTCCCGGATGCCCTGCATCTTGGCCCGCGGGTTGCCCCGCAGCGGCAGCTTGACCTCGACGGCGTCCATCTTTCCGCAGGAGACGTCCGCCGCGGTGTAACCCACGGTGGCGATCTCCGGGTCGGTGAAGACATTGGAGGAGACGGTCTTGAGGTTGAGCGGCTGCACCGCGTCGCCGAGCGCGTGGTACATCGCGATCCGGCCCTGCATGGCGGCGACCGAGGCGAGCATGAAGACGCCGGTGCAGTCGCCGGCCGCGTAGACGCCGGGCGCGGAGGTGCGCGAGACCCGGTCGACCTGGATCTGGCCCCAGTCGTTGAGCTTGACCCCGGCCTCCTCCAGACCCATGTCCGCGGTGTTGGGGATCGAGCCGACGGCCATCAGGCAGTGCGTGCCGGTGATCACCGTGCCGTCGCCCAGCGTCACCTCGACCCGGTCGCCCACCCTCTTGGCGCCCTCGGCCCGGGTACGGCCCATCACGTTCATGCCGCGGCGGCGGAAGACGTCCTCCAGCACCTCGGCGGCGTCCGGGTCCTCGCCGGGCAGCACCCGGTCGCGACTGGAGACCAGGGTGACCTTGGAGCCGAGCGCCTGGTACGCGCCGGCGAACTCGGCGCCGGTCACGCCGGAGCCGACCACGATCAGCTCGCGCGGCAGCTCGTCGAGGTCGTAGACCTGGGTCCAGGTGAGGATCCGCTCGCCGTCCGGCGCGGCGTCCGGCAGCTCGCGCGGGTGGGCGCCGGTGGAGATCAGCACGGCGTCGGCGCGCAGCGTCTGGGTGCTGCCGTCGGCGGCCTCCACGACCACCTCGCGCGAGCCGTCCGCGGCCTGGCCGCCACTGCCGAGCCGGCCCTTGCCGCGCAGCACGGTGACGCCGGCCCGGGTGACGGACTGGGTGATGTCGTGGGACTGCGCGATCGCCAGGCGCTTCACTCGGCGGTTGACCTTGCCCAGGTCGACGCTGATCGCGCGCTCGGGGCTGTCGCAGGCGAGGGTGATGCCGAGCTCGCCGTGCGAGCTGTCGAAGCCGGTCATCACCTCGGCCGTCGCGATCAGCGTCTTGGACGGCACGCAGTCGGTCAGCACCGCCGATCCGCCCAGGCCGTCGCGGTCGACGACGGTCACCTCCGCGCCGAGCTGGGCCGCCACCAGGGCTGCCTCATATCCGCCGGGTCCGCCACCGATGATCACGATCCGAGTCACGTGCACCATTGTCCCGCACGCCGAGGGGCCCGCCACCACGGGGCCGACTATTTGTGCGGTCGGCCAGTCGGATGTGATGCTCGCCACATCGAACACCCTCCAGTGTGTGATCCCGCCCACACCCGGGCCCGGTGGCGCACCGGGCCTCCCGTAGGCTGACGCCATGTCGCTCTACGCCGCGTACGCCACCAATCTCGATGCCCGGCAGATGAGCCGGCGCGCCCCCCACTCGCCGCTGCGCGGCACCGGCTGGCTGGACGGCTGGCGGCTGACCTTCGGCGGCGAACACCTCGGCTGGGAGGGCTCGCTGGCCACCGTGGTCGAGGACGAGAAGGAGCAGGTCTTCGTCTCGCTCTACGACGTGGCGCCGATGGACGAGGACGGCCTGGACCGCTGGGAGGGCCTGCAGCTCGGCATCTACCGCAAGGTCCGGCTGCGCGCGCACACCCTGGACGGCGACATCCCGGTCTGGACGTACGTCCTGAACGACTACGAGGGCGGCCTGCCCGCCGCCCGCTACCTGGGCCTGATCGCGGACGCCGCGGAGAGCGCCGGCGCGCCCCACGACTACGTACTCGACCTGCGGCGACGCCCCTGCTGAAGGATCCTCCGAAGCGAGGCCCGCAAATCCTGCCGTTGCTGGTGTTTTTAGGTCATCCGGGTAACGATCCGGCATGGCCTGACGGGCTGGTCTACGCGCGTAGGAATTTCTTGTCTATCCTCACCTTGTGAACGCATCTCCTCAGTCCGCCGTGACCGCCGACCCCTATGCCGCCGCTCAGGCCGCCGCTGCCCGCCTGCGCGAGCTGACCGGTGCCGAGCGCCACGACGTCGCCCTGGTGATGGGCTCCGGCTGGCTGCCCGCCGCCGACGCCCTGGGCGAGACCCTGGCCGAGTTCCCGGCCACCGACCTGCCGGGCTTCCCCGCCCCCGCCGTCGCCGGCCACTCCGGCAAGATCCGCTCGGTGCGGATCTCCGGCGGTGACAGCGACGGCAAGCTCGCGCTGATCTTCCTCGGCCGCAACCACTACTACGAGGGCCACGGCGTGGCCACCGTGGTGCACGGCGTCCGCACCGCCACCGCCGCGGGCTGCAAGACCGTCGTGCTGACCAACGGCTGCGGCGGCCTGCGCGAGGGCTGGGTGCCCGGCCAGCCGGTGCTGATCCGCGATCACATCAACCTGACCGCGGACTCCCCGATCGTCGGCGCCAACTTCGTCGACCTCACCGACCTGTACTCGCCGCGGCTGCGCACGCTCTGCAAGGAGGTGGACCCGAGCCTCGACGAGGCCGTCTACGTCCAGTTCCGCGGCCCGCACTACGAGACCCCGGCCGAGGTCAACATGGCCCGGGTGATCGGCGGCGAGCTGGTCGGCATGTCCACCACGCTGGAGGCGATCGCCGCCCGCGAGGCCGGCGCCGAGGTGCTGGGCATCTCGCTGGTGACCAACCTGGCCGCCGGCATGACCGGCGAGCCGCTCAACCACGCCGAGGTGCTGGAGGCCGGCAAGGCCTCCGCCGAGCGGATGGGCGCGCTGCTCGCGAAGGTCCTCGAACGGATCTGACGCGCTGAACGGGGGGCCCGAGTCGGCACTGGCTCGGGCCCCCAGCTCTTCGCCCCGTCTGCCCCTCCCCGGCCCACCCCTCCCCGGCCCTCCCCGGCCGCCCTGCCCGCACCAACCGACCGTCCACCGGAGATTCCCACCATGGCTCAGGCAAGCACCCCCGACCTCATCACCCGGGCGCAGCAGTGGCTGGCCGAGGACCCCGACCCGCAGACCCGCGCCGAGCTGGCCGCCCTGCTGGCCGGACCGGACGAGGCCGCGCTGGCCGAGCGCTTCGCCGACCGGCTGCAGTTCGGCACCGCGGGGCTGCGCGGCGAGCTGGGCGCGGGACCGATGCGGATGAACCGCTCGGTGGTGATCCGGGCCGCCGCCGGCCTGGCCGCGTACGTGCGCGCCGCCGGTGAGGGCGATCTGGTGGTGGTCGGCTACGACGCCCGGCACAAGTCGTACGACTTCGCCCGCGACACCGCCGCCGTGATGGTCGGCGCCGGCCTGCGCGCCGCGCTGCTGCCGCACCCGCTGCCCACGCCCGTGCTGGCCTTCGCGATCCGCCACCTGGGCGCCGCGGCCGGCGTGATGGTGACCGCCAGCCACAACCCGCCGCAGGACAACGGCTACAAGGTCTACCTCGGCGACGGCTCGCAGATCGTGCCGCCCGCGGACGCACAGATCGCCGCCGAGATCGACGCGGTGGCCTCGCTGGCCGACGTCCCGCTGGCCGCCGAGGGCTGGCAGGTGCTCGACCAGCAGGTGGTGGACGCCTATCTGGCGCGCGCGCTGACCGTCGTCGACCCGGCCGGTCCGCGCGACCTCGACGTGGTCTACACCCCGCTGCACGGGGTCGGCCGGGACGTCCTGGTCGCCGCGTTCGCGCGGGCCGGCTTCCCGGCACCGACCGTGGTCGCCGAACAGGCCGAGCCGGACCCGGACTTCCCCACCGTGGCCTTCCCCAACCCGGAGGAGCCCGGCGCGATGGACCTGGCCTTCGCCACCGCCGCGGCCGTCGGCCCGGACCTGGTGATCGCCAACGACCCGGACGCCGACCGCTGCGCGGTGGCCGTGCCCGACGCGTCGTCCCCCGTCGGGTGGCGGATGCTGCGCGGCGACGAGGTCGGCGCGCTGCTGGGCGCCGCACTGGTCGCGCAGGGCGCCAAGGGCACCTTCGCCACCACCATCGTCTCCTCCACCCTGCTCGGCCGGATCGCCGCCGCGGCCGGCCTGCCGTACGGCGAGACGCTGACCGGCTTCAAGTGGATCTCCCGCGCCGAGGGCCTGCGCTACGGCTACGAGGAGGCGCTCGGCTACTGCGTCGACCCGGACGGCGTGCGCGACAAGGACGGCGTCACCGCCGCCCTGGTGATCGCCGAACTGGCCGCCGACCTCAAGCGGTCCGGCCGCACCCTGACCGACCTGCTGGACGAGCTGGCGCTGGCGCACGGCCTGCACGCCACCGACCAGCTCTCGGCCCGGGTCGAGGACCTCTCGCTGATCGCGGACGCCATGGCCCGCCTGCGTGAGCAGCCGCCGACCGTCCTGGCCGGCCTGCGCGTGGACCGCGCGGACGACCTGGCGACCGGCTCGCCCGAGCTGCCGCCCACCGACGGCCTGCGCTACTACCTCAGCGGCGAGGCGGTGCGTGCGGCCCGGATCGTGGTGCGCCCGTCCGGGACCGAGCCGAAGATCAAGTGCTACCTGGAGGTCGTCCTCCCGGTGGCGTCGGCCGCCGACCTCGCCCCGGCCCGCACGCGGGCCGCCGAGCTGCTCGCCGCGATCAAGCGGGATCTCGCGGTGGCGGCCGGCATCTGACGGCTGCGCCGCAGGGCACGTCACCACGACGGCCGCCGACCCGGGGGGGGTCGGCGGCCGTCGTCTACTTCTTCTCCGGTGCTGCTCTCAGGCGGCGACGATGGCGATCAGCGCCACCAGGCCGGCCAGCGTCGGCGCGATCACCCACCAGCACCAGGTCACCACGACCTCGCCCTTGGCGGTGGGCCGGTCGGAGTTGTCCCGCACCGACTCCTTGAGCACGTCGACCACCTGGTCGGACCACGCCCGGGTGGGGTCGGGGGCGCCGGGGATCGCACCGCGGGCCACCCGGACGACCCGGTCGTCGGCCATCGCCCGGGAGGCCGTCCGGGTGGCCTTCTTGCGCTGGCGAAGCGAGACCGGGACGGCCCAGAGCTGGTACCTCTTGCCGCCCGCCGTGAGCTCGGCCGAGTAGGCCGAACGCAGGCCCTCGACCTGCGCCCACGGGACGAGGATGGTGCGCAGCGGGTTGCGGACCAGCATCCGGTCCCGGTTGGTGTACACGGCCGGGCGCAGCGTGTAGGCGATCACCGGGAACGCGAACACGGGCGCGGCGGCCAGCGCGATCCAGGGCGTCTTGCCCGAGCTGGAGATCATGGCGTCGACAATCAGCCAACCGGCGATCACGAGCAGCAGTACGCCGGAGATCATGCCGGGGGTCGAGCGGAAGACGTTGTCTGCGTACTTCGGCTCGGCGGCGGGGGCGGCAGAGCCGGGGTCGGGCGTGCCGTCGGATTCGGTCATGGGGTCGATTCTGCCGCATGACCCCCGGCTTCCCCGGAGTCACACCGATCACTTTTCGGCCTCGCCCGCCCGGGCCCCGTGCACGAGATGCGCCAGTAATTCTCCTTTCACCGCGCCGCCCCCTTCCTGATGACCGCCGCGAGCCGCCGGATCACATCCGGCCGGGCGGCCCCCAGCTCCACCAGCACGATGCCCGTACACACCGCCCGCCAGTCGATGGCGAGGGACGGGAGCGTGATGCCCGCCGCCCGCAACGCGTCGACCAACTCGGCCAGAGCGTCGGCGGCTTCCTTGCGCGGGTTGGCCATGGCACGGCCGAGGGGAGTACTCATCTTCTGCTCCTTCGCAG
This genomic window contains:
- a CDS encoding gamma-glutamylcyclotransferase: MSLYAAYATNLDARQMSRRAPHSPLRGTGWLDGWRLTFGGEHLGWEGSLATVVEDEKEQVFVSLYDVAPMDEDGLDRWEGLQLGIYRKVRLRAHTLDGDIPVWTYVLNDYEGGLPAARYLGLIADAAESAGAPHDYVLDLRRRPC
- a CDS encoding PH domain-containing protein, with product MTESDGTPDPGSAAPAAEPKYADNVFRSTPGMISGVLLLVIAGWLIVDAMISSSGKTPWIALAAAPVFAFPVIAYTLRPAVYTNRDRMLVRNPLRTILVPWAQVEGLRSAYSAELTAGGKRYQLWAVPVSLRQRKKATRTASRAMADDRVVRVARGAIPGAPDPTRAWSDQVVDVLKESVRDNSDRPTAKGEVVVTWCWWVIAPTLAGLVALIAIVAA
- a CDS encoding purine-nucleoside phosphorylase, whose amino-acid sequence is MNASPQSAVTADPYAAAQAAAARLRELTGAERHDVALVMGSGWLPAADALGETLAEFPATDLPGFPAPAVAGHSGKIRSVRISGGDSDGKLALIFLGRNHYYEGHGVATVVHGVRTATAAGCKTVVLTNGCGGLREGWVPGQPVLIRDHINLTADSPIVGANFVDLTDLYSPRLRTLCKEVDPSLDEAVYVQFRGPHYETPAEVNMARVIGGELVGMSTTLEAIAAREAGAEVLGISLVTNLAAGMTGEPLNHAEVLEAGKASAERMGALLAKVLERI
- a CDS encoding phospho-sugar mutase is translated as MAQASTPDLITRAQQWLAEDPDPQTRAELAALLAGPDEAALAERFADRLQFGTAGLRGELGAGPMRMNRSVVIRAAAGLAAYVRAAGEGDLVVVGYDARHKSYDFARDTAAVMVGAGLRAALLPHPLPTPVLAFAIRHLGAAAGVMVTASHNPPQDNGYKVYLGDGSQIVPPADAQIAAEIDAVASLADVPLAAEGWQVLDQQVVDAYLARALTVVDPAGPRDLDVVYTPLHGVGRDVLVAAFARAGFPAPTVVAEQAEPDPDFPTVAFPNPEEPGAMDLAFATAAAVGPDLVIANDPDADRCAVAVPDASSPVGWRMLRGDEVGALLGAALVAQGAKGTFATTIVSSTLLGRIAAAAGLPYGETLTGFKWISRAEGLRYGYEEALGYCVDPDGVRDKDGVTAALVIAELAADLKRSGRTLTDLLDELALAHGLHATDQLSARVEDLSLIADAMARLREQPPTVLAGLRVDRADDLATGSPELPPTDGLRYYLSGEAVRAARIVVRPSGTEPKIKCYLEVVLPVASAADLAPARTRAAELLAAIKRDLAVAAGI
- a CDS encoding NAD(P)H-quinone dehydrogenase yields the protein MVHVTRIVIIGGGPGGYEAALVAAQLGAEVTVVDRDGLGGSAVLTDCVPSKTLIATAEVMTGFDSSHGELGITLACDSPERAISVDLGKVNRRVKRLAIAQSHDITQSVTRAGVTVLRGKGRLGSGGQAADGSREVVVEAADGSTQTLRADAVLISTGAHPRELPDAAPDGERILTWTQVYDLDELPRELIVVGSGVTGAEFAGAYQALGSKVTLVSSRDRVLPGEDPDAAEVLEDVFRRRGMNVMGRTRAEGAKRVGDRVEVTLGDGTVITGTHCLMAVGSIPNTADMGLEEAGVKLNDWGQIQVDRVSRTSAPGVYAAGDCTGVFMLASVAAMQGRIAMYHALGDAVQPLNLKTVSSNVFTDPEIATVGYTAADVSCGKMDAVEVKLPLRGNPRAKMQGIRDGFVKLFCRPGTGIVVGGVVVAPRASELIHSISLAVDNNLTVEQVASAFTVYPSLSGSTAEAARQLHIRKRAENGS
- a CDS encoding DeoR/GlpR family DNA-binding transcription regulator; translation: MFAAERRQLILEMVRANGAVSLRELARVVQTSEVTVRRDVRALEAEGLLDRRHGGAVLPGGFSREPGYPQKTHLAAAEKSAIADLAATLVEEGDAVVIGAGTTTQELARRLARVPGLTVVTNSLLVAQALAHANRVEVVMTGGTLRGSNYALVGSGAEQSLHGLRVTKAFVSGSGLTAERGLSTTNMLSASVDRALVQSAAEVIVLADHTKLGADTMFQTVPTDAITRLVTDEHTAGHDPTARELDALADCGVQVSVAPLGLTSEPPGLAGLPQHPPAPGVPRRTAAALPPAAPLPGQRRPGTHGGPPGHLPTRYAGARP